The following are from one region of the Salvia hispanica cultivar TCC Black 2014 chromosome 1, UniMelb_Shisp_WGS_1.0, whole genome shotgun sequence genome:
- the LOC125191551 gene encoding putative receptor like protein 25, with translation MEALPQLRVLVLRSNDFDGNISLPLRTKLPFPELQVLDISQNAFVGSLPERFSGSIPHSIGNLKYLKYLNLSHNNLLGNIPSSLANMSALESLDLSSNNLDGVIPNEMTRLTFLSKLNLSMNDLVGRIPQSNQFSTFENDSYVGNLELCGVSLTKKCGEETKPKQEEEEDGNDDDEFIDGFGWKSVVTGYGCGVIVGIGMGCWIIRYGKPRWLVEFFFGVGYNNKKMRSNRATPRRRN, from the exons ATGGAAGCCCTTCCTCAACTTCGGGTGCTAGTCTTGAGGTCTAACGATTTTGATGGTAACATCTCATTGCCTTTACGAACTAAGCTTCCATTTCCCGAGTTGCAAGTTTTAGACATATCTCAGAATGCGTTTGTTGGCTCTCTACCTGAAAG ATTTTCTGGGAGTATTCCACACTCAATAGGAAATCTTAAGTATCTCAAATACTTGAACTTATCACACAATAATCTCCTAGGAAATATACCTTCATCTCTTGCGAACATGAGTGCACTTGAATCCTTGGATTTGTCTTCAAACAATCTTGATGGAGTCATTCCAAATGAAATGACAAGGTTGACATTTCTTTCGAAATTAAACCTTTCAATGAATGATCTGGTGGGACGCATACCACAATCTAACCAGTTTTCCACATTTGAGAATGATTCATATGTGGGAAACTTAGAGTTATGTGGAGTTTCGTTGACGAAGAAATGCGGAGAGGAGACTAAGCCAAAacaagaagaggaagaagatggtAACGATGATGATGAATTTATAGATGGATTTGGGTGGAAAAGTGTAGTTACGGGATATGGATGTGGAGTCATAGTTGGAATTGGTATGGGTTGTTGGATTATTCGATATGGGAAGCCAAGATGGTTGGTTGAGTTCTTTTTTGGTGTTGGATATAATAACAAGAAGATGAGAAGTAATAGAGCAACACCAAGGAGGAGAAATTGA